In SAR202 cluster bacterium, the sequence GTTTCATCCTGTGCTCCAGCGCCACATCCGCCTCCACCGCAGCCACATCCGCCTCCACCGCAGCCACATCCGCCACCGCCTTCAGAAAGAAAGTTAGGATTATTAATAACAAATCCACTTTTCATTAATCCGTCGACATAGTCAATTTCAGAGCCGTCTAGTAGTGGTAAACTATCATTATCAACTACTAAACCTACTCCACTTGCGTCAATTATAGAATCAGTGGATTTTACATCTTCTTCCAAAGATAACATATATTGAGCACCACCACCTGCTCCAGGCATAACTACTATTCTTAAATAAGAATCACCTTGTCCTTCGTCGCTCATAACTTCTTTTAATTTAAGAGCGGCTACTTCAGAAACACTGATACCGTTAACCATTTCATTACCTCATTTTTAATGTAATAATATGTTAAAGTTTAGCATTATGATATTTTGCAGTCAATGAAGTTACATCCGATAGTGAGATTGGGTTGACTAATTCTTATCAATTAAACAACAATATACTAATCAGATAATTAACAAAGGGTAAATATGGATATTTTACTTGCCGAACCAAGAGGATACTGCGCTGGTGTAGTTAGAGCTGTTGATATTGTTGAACTTGCGTTAACAAAAATTGGAAATCCAATATATGTAAGACATGAGATTATCCATAATCAACATGTTGTAAATGAGTTAAAAGATAAAGGTGCAATATTTGTTGAAGAAATTTCAGAAATACCAGAAAATTCAACAGTTATATTTTCTGCACATGGTGTTTCTCCACTAGTATGGGAAGAAGCACAAAAGAAAAATCTATACATTATTGATGCAACATGCCCTTTAGTTACCAAAGTTCATCTCGAAGCTATTAAATATGCCAAAGATGGATACACTATTCTTTTAGTTGGCCATAAAGGACATGATGAAGTCATTGGTACAATGGGTGAAGCCCCAGACAATACAATACTTGTTGAAAGTGTCGAAGATATACCCTTATTAAACATTCCAAATTCGGAAAAAGTGGTAGCACTTACACAAACCACATTGAGTGTTTCTGATACAGCTAATATTATCTCAGCGTTAAAGGAGAAATTTCCCAAACTCGTTACTAGAAATGATATTTGTTATGCTACAACGAATAGGCAAAACGCCCTTGATTCAATAACAGACGATGTAGATTTAGTACTTGTTGTCGGTGCAAAAAATAGTTCCAATAGCAATAGACTAAAAGAACTTGCTTCAGAAAGAGGAATTGAAGCATATTTAGTTGACGGTCCAGAAGATGTAAAACTAGATTGGTTAGAAGGGAAAAGTTCTATCGGTATTACATCAGGAGCTTCTACTCCAGAGGTTTTAGTTAACGGTGTCATAGAAAAAATCAAACCATCAAATATTCAGAATATAGTCTATGCTGAAGAAAATGTTAATTTTAAATTACCAAAAGAAGTCGTTTAAATTATCTTCTACTTTGTAGTTTGGCTAACAATCGAAGAATCTCAAGATATAACCATACTAGTGTGACAAGTAGACCAAGCGTAGCTCTCCATTCCATATACTTAGGAACTCCTCTTTCAGCGGCTTCTTCTATGAAGTCAAAATCTAACACTAAGTTAAGAGAAGCTATAATAACTACAAATACACTGAACCCGATACTTATCATGGAGCTGTTAGTTATGTCCATAATTGGCATAACTCCCCCGCCAAACATACTCATAAAGAAACTAACCATATATAAGATAAATATTCCGCCTGTTGCTGCAGCGACACCTAATTTAAAGTTTTCAGTGGCTTTAATAAGTCGTGACTTATATGCAAGTAATAATGAGAAAAATATACCCGCAGTTAAAACTATTGCCTGAGTAACAATTCCTTCATACATTGAGTTAAATAAATATGAAATCCCACCAAGAGCCATACCTTGAAATAGAGAGTATAAAGGAACTGTTTTAGGAGACCATTGAGGTTTAAACATTGTAGCGATAACAAGTATAAGGCTTAAAATAGCTCCAATAAATGTAAAGGCTGTGATTTGGTACACAAATGTAAATGTACCGGATACAAGCAAGATGAATAAAGCTATAATTGTTCTGTTTACGGTTCCATCGATTGTCATTACCCTATCATCTACGTATTCAACATTTTCAAATGTTTTAGAAGAAAGAGCTGGGTTTCCAGAACGTAATGAAAGATGTCCTGAATTTTGTTGTCCACTATTATTATACATATGTCCTCCTATAAATTAGAGTGAAATTTCTGATTCTAGTGAAAAGCCGGTTGGGGCAATTCCTCCTGCTAGGCCACCGCCATCTAAAGTGAAAAAGTTCCCAGAAACATAATTGGATGCTTCAGAAGCGAGATATACTGCTAATGGTCCTATTTCTACTGGATAACCAGTTCTGCCAATAGGAATGTAGGGTGATCTATGATCCCTATCAACATCAGTGCTTATAAAACCAGGAACTATGCAACTAACATTAACCCCATGCCTAGAAAGACTATTTGTGAGTACTCGGGTTAAATTAACAACCCCACCTTTTGCAGCTCCATACATATAGTTATTATTAGCACCTCTAAATCCTAATCCAGATGCAACATTAATAATTTTACCAGATCCTCGTTCAATCATTTCTTGAGCTACAGCCCTACTGCAATAAAAAGTACTGGAAAGATTAACATCTATTCCTTCTCTCCATTCTTCATCTGTGATTTCCCATATTGGCTTGGGGGTTTGGCCTCTAACAATGCCTGCATTATTTATTAAAACGTCAATTTTACCAAATTCTTTTCTAACAATTGAAAATAGATTTTCGATTTGTTTTGAATCGGTTACATCTGTAACTATTGCTAAAGACCTTCTTCCAATTTTTTGTATTTCTGAAGCGGTTTCATCGATAAGGTTTTGTCTTCTAGCTGCAACAACTACATCTGCACCTGCTTCTGCTAGTGCTAATGACATAGCTTTCCCTAGACCGGATCCTCCACCTGTTACAACAATTGTTTTTCCTTCTAAATTAAGCTTATCTAGCATTGTTATCTCCTATAATCATTAGATTATCTCGCCATAATCAATATATTCTATATCTCCATTTTCTTTTCGTATTTTAAGAGCTCCAGATTGATTAACAGATTCAGCTATACCTGTGATTTGAATTTGATTATTAGTTTTAATAGTTATATTTTGACCTAATGTTATCAAATGTTGATTCCAATATTCAAATATCGATTCCCACAAATGTTCTTTAGTATAAAAACTATTAAATTGTTTTATTAATTCAATTAAAATTATTGATCTATCTATTGTATGTCCGAGTTCATGCAAAATACTAGTCGCTGTTTTGCCATTTGTTAATTCAGTTGATGGAAAAAAGTTAACATTTAAACCTATACCAATTATTGCAGAAGTAGGTAT encodes:
- a CDS encoding iron-sulfur cluster assembly accessory protein, which produces MVNGISVSEVAALKLKEVMSDEGQGDSYLRIVVMPGAGGGAQYMLSLEEDVKSTDSIIDASGVGLVVDNDSLPLLDGSEIDYVDGLMKSGFVINNPNFLSEGGGGCGCGGGGCGCGGGGCGAGAQDET
- the ispH gene encoding 4-hydroxy-3-methylbut-2-enyl diphosphate reductase, with amino-acid sequence MDILLAEPRGYCAGVVRAVDIVELALTKIGNPIYVRHEIIHNQHVVNELKDKGAIFVEEISEIPENSTVIFSAHGVSPLVWEEAQKKNLYIIDATCPLVTKVHLEAIKYAKDGYTILLVGHKGHDEVIGTMGEAPDNTILVESVEDIPLLNIPNSEKVVALTQTTLSVSDTANIISALKEKFPKLVTRNDICYATTNRQNALDSITDDVDLVLVVGAKNSSNSNRLKELASERGIEAYLVDGPEDVKLDWLEGKSSIGITSGASTPEVLVNGVIEKIKPSNIQNIVYAEENVNFKLPKEVV
- a CDS encoding Bax inhibitor-1/YccA family protein; the protein is MYNNSGQQNSGHLSLRSGNPALSSKTFENVEYVDDRVMTIDGTVNRTIIALFILLVSGTFTFVYQITAFTFIGAILSLILVIATMFKPQWSPKTVPLYSLFQGMALGGISYLFNSMYEGIVTQAIVLTAGIFFSLLLAYKSRLIKATENFKLGVAAATGGIFILYMVSFFMSMFGGGVMPIMDITNSSMISIGFSVFVVIIASLNLVLDFDFIEEAAERGVPKYMEWRATLGLLVTLVWLYLEILRLLAKLQSRR
- a CDS encoding SDR family NAD(P)-dependent oxidoreductase; this translates as MLDKLNLEGKTIVVTGGGSGLGKAMSLALAEAGADVVVAARRQNLIDETASEIQKIGRRSLAIVTDVTDSKQIENLFSIVRKEFGKIDVLINNAGIVRGQTPKPIWEITDEEWREGIDVNLSSTFYCSRAVAQEMIERGSGKIINVASGLGFRGANNNYMYGAAKGGVVNLTRVLTNSLSRHGVNVSCIVPGFISTDVDRDHRSPYIPIGRTGYPVEIGPLAVYLASEASNYVSGNFFTLDGGGLAGGIAPTGFSLESEISL